In Leptospira sp. WS58.C1, a single genomic region encodes these proteins:
- a CDS encoding response regulator: MNKGYIICVDDEVSVLETLQEQLHNEFGKTHEIETARSAEEALALLDEIQGSGYVIEVIITDQVMPGMKGADFLESVHKRSPDSIKILLTGQAGLDSAIHAINFGGLSRYVEKPWNIEDLTKDIRSLIEKFRQNLENQHLVNELNRRIKELEEENRKLQQTGE; encoded by the coding sequence ATGAATAAAGGTTATATTATTTGTGTCGATGATGAAGTGTCGGTATTGGAGACTCTCCAGGAACAGCTTCATAACGAGTTCGGAAAAACTCATGAGATCGAAACCGCAAGAAGCGCCGAGGAAGCACTTGCCCTACTGGATGAGATCCAAGGTTCCGGTTATGTGATCGAAGTGATCATTACGGATCAGGTGATGCCCGGTATGAAAGGGGCCGATTTTCTGGAATCGGTCCACAAACGGTCTCCGGATTCGATCAAAATTCTGCTCACCGGTCAGGCCGGTTTGGATTCCGCCATCCACGCGATAAATTTCGGGGGATTGAGCAGATACGTGGAAAAACCCTGGAATATAGAGGATCTAACCAAGGACATCCGATCTTTGATAGAAAAGTTCCGGCAGAACCTGGAGAATCAACATTTAGTCAATGAGCTTAACAGAAGAATTAAGGAACTCGAAGAAGAAAACCGAAAACTGCAGCAAACAGGTGAATAA
- a CDS encoding HEAT repeat domain-containing protein: MSLTEELRNSKKKTENCSKQVNKQLQHSRFSKNKKGFISLGSMYAVFLVFCFITFSEISSKEAPPKPKYTEEQIRKKKEVLHKILKYGTTKERASALRELEDFPKEEAGELYDQVGVILSKDPDWSMKIYALRISGILKLTQFEDKIIALLKHDQQDVQKEAVYVVKKLKFDSGIPVLTELLKGQDFTKNSNFLIALIETLGEFPQASDAFSVLEARFQEKFNDPEVRAQIALYFGKIKKSSIESVLIATVKDEKEPITLRAYSVNALGKIKSEAAIIPLRELLEKIRALKSKNDIQDYQALKIHTITALVSLGDKEIIEELYSFARDDDAMVRLRAIKHLAETEDPAVIEILEYKAQRDPSEKVKRAAQTALDQLRKKLDPNFVPSSSETKPAKDTSTRKVSGSGSSTRRSRPSSEGGEGSNPVPLSGEGSGSSSGGGSSGSGGSSGGGKPSGGESEDLEND; the protein is encoded by the coding sequence ATGAGCTTAACAGAAGAATTAAGGAACTCGAAGAAGAAAACCGAAAACTGCAGCAAACAGGTGAATAAACAGCTGCAGCATTCCCGCTTTTCCAAAAACAAAAAAGGATTTATTTCGCTTGGAAGCATGTATGCCGTTTTCTTGGTATTTTGCTTTATTACCTTCAGCGAAATTTCTTCCAAAGAAGCCCCACCAAAACCAAAATATACGGAAGAGCAGATCCGTAAAAAGAAGGAAGTTCTCCATAAGATCCTAAAATACGGGACCACAAAAGAAAGAGCAAGCGCTCTCAGAGAACTAGAAGATTTTCCAAAGGAAGAAGCAGGAGAACTGTATGACCAAGTCGGAGTGATCCTTTCCAAGGATCCGGATTGGTCCATGAAGATCTATGCACTTCGGATTTCCGGAATCCTAAAACTCACACAATTCGAAGATAAAATAATCGCATTATTAAAACATGACCAACAAGACGTGCAGAAAGAAGCAGTCTATGTAGTAAAAAAACTCAAATTCGATTCCGGAATTCCTGTTTTGACGGAACTACTCAAAGGCCAGGACTTCACCAAAAATTCGAATTTCCTGATCGCACTCATCGAAACACTGGGAGAATTTCCTCAAGCAAGCGATGCATTCTCCGTGTTAGAAGCAAGATTCCAGGAGAAGTTTAACGATCCTGAAGTAAGAGCGCAAATCGCACTCTATTTCGGAAAAATCAAAAAATCATCGATCGAGAGCGTACTGATCGCAACTGTAAAAGACGAAAAAGAACCGATCACACTTCGCGCCTACTCGGTAAACGCACTCGGAAAGATCAAATCGGAAGCTGCGATCATTCCACTCAGAGAACTATTGGAAAAGATCCGGGCCTTAAAATCCAAGAATGATATCCAGGATTACCAGGCTCTCAAAATACACACGATCACGGCTCTTGTTTCCTTAGGAGATAAGGAAATTATAGAAGAATTATATTCATTTGCAAGAGACGACGATGCAATGGTCCGACTTAGAGCCATCAAACATTTAGCGGAAACGGAAGACCCTGCAGTGATCGAGATTTTAGAATACAAGGCACAAAGAGATCCGAGTGAAAAAGTAAAACGTGCCGCCCAAACCGCTTTAGACCAACTACGCAAAAAATTAGATCCGAATTTTGTTCCTTCCAGCTCTGAGACCAAACCTGCGAAAGATACTAGCACAAGAAAAGTCAGTGGATCCGGTTCTTCCACTAGGAGATCTAGACCGAGTAGCGAAGGCGGAGAAGGTTCCAATCCGGTTCCATTGAGTGGAGAAGGAAGCGGATCTTCTTCCGGGGGAGGATCTTCCGGGTCAGGAGGTTCTTCTGGTGGAGGCAAACCATCCGGTGGAGAATCAGAGGATCTGGAAAACGATTAG
- a CDS encoding LIC_11959 family protein, which produces MKRFLLLSAILCLVPASDGRRLVAEPAGNTYRGTITLQEPRAVDIKETLTDSSPNYPETIKLYYQGLKENYVVFYDWNGHTFYYKYRDNKFDRRLKKYVSRLAAGAPYEVTGEYQGVFIFENKTIRKFKKKGEDTLADKKEKQSIPVFQLVKYRELILEEIIF; this is translated from the coding sequence ATGAAACGATTCCTTCTCCTATCCGCGATCCTTTGTTTGGTACCAGCATCGGATGGGAGAAGATTGGTTGCGGAACCCGCGGGAAATACCTACCGCGGCACGATCACTCTACAAGAACCAAGAGCGGTTGATATCAAAGAAACCTTAACGGATTCTTCTCCCAATTATCCCGAAACAATCAAACTATATTACCAAGGTTTAAAGGAAAATTACGTAGTCTTTTATGATTGGAACGGACATACATTTTATTATAAATATAGAGATAATAAATTCGATAGAAGATTAAAAAAATATGTTTCTAGGCTGGCGGCCGGAGCCCCCTACGAGGTCACGGGAGAATACCAAGGGGTATTCATATTCGAGAATAAAACCATCCGAAAATTCAAAAAAAAAGGAGAAGATACTCTGGCCGATAAAAAGGAAAAACAATCTATTCCTGTTTTCCAACTAGTCAAATACAGAGAACTGATCTTAGAGGAAATCATCTTTTGA